TCAGGCCGACGACCACCGCGAGGACGGCTGCGAGACCGCGACGGCCGTGATCTTCGCTGCCGGAGAGGTGGCTGTGCGGGTGGGTCACGCGCACCAGCCTGTCATGCCCCTCGAGCCTCGGCGTACGGGCCGGTCAGTCGTCTTCGGTGCCCGCTGCCACCTCGTCGATGGTGGCCGCCATCGCGAAGTCCTTGGCGGTGAGCCCGCCGGCAGAGTGGGTCGAGAGCGCGAACGTCAGGTCGCGCCACCGGATCGTGATGTCGGGGTGGTGGCCGGCGGTCTCGGCGGCGGCCGCGACGGCGTCGACGAGACCGATGCCGTCGAGATAGCTTGACGCGCGGACCGAACGGACGATCGTGCCGCCGTCGC
Above is a genomic segment from Mumia sp. Pv4-285 containing:
- a CDS encoding 4a-hydroxytetrahydrobiopterin dehydratase, which translates into the protein MNASEHSDALLSEAEIAKALETRPGWVRDGGTIVRSVRASSYLDGIGLVDAVAAAAETAGHHPDITIRWRDLTFALSTHSAGGLTAKDFAMAATIDEVAAGTEDD